A window of the Phycicoccus sp. M110.8 genome harbors these coding sequences:
- a CDS encoding gamma-glutamyl-gamma-aminobutyrate hydrolase family protein, which produces MPRARRPLVLVPARWAGVIEGRERPGVFAPRTLMDAVSRAGGEPVLAWPDTAERAEALVGVADAVVLQGGDDLDLRPFGVPEVHPREVHPLPEQDAADVAVTRAALAAGLPVLAICRGMQVLNVVLGGTIHQHYDETSVAHANNPHDVDVVPGTLLESVVGAGARGGWSNHHQACDRLADGMVLSATTSDGCVEAFESTDGTVLAVQWHPEVDAERVPHQQALFDWVVRAAHAVAEE; this is translated from the coding sequence CCCGCTGGGCCGGCGTCATCGAGGGCCGGGAGCGGCCGGGCGTCTTCGCGCCCAGGACGCTCATGGACGCCGTCAGCCGCGCCGGCGGCGAGCCGGTGCTGGCCTGGCCCGACACCGCCGAGCGGGCCGAGGCCCTGGTCGGGGTCGCGGATGCTGTTGTCCTGCAAGGCGGCGACGACCTCGACCTGAGGCCGTTCGGGGTGCCGGAGGTCCACCCGCGCGAGGTCCACCCCCTGCCGGAGCAGGACGCGGCGGACGTCGCCGTCACGCGCGCGGCGCTCGCTGCCGGCCTGCCGGTGCTGGCCATCTGCCGGGGGATGCAGGTCCTCAACGTCGTGCTGGGCGGCACCATCCACCAGCACTACGACGAGACGTCGGTCGCGCACGCCAACAACCCGCACGACGTCGACGTCGTCCCGGGCACGCTGCTGGAGTCGGTCGTCGGTGCCGGCGCCCGCGGCGGCTGGTCGAACCACCACCAGGCCTGCGACCGGCTCGCCGACGGCATGGTCCTGTCCGCGACCACGTCCGACGGCTGCGTCGAGGCGTTCGAGTCCACCGACGGCACGGTCCTCGCGGTGCAGTGGCACCCCGAGGTGGACGCCGAGCGCGTCCCGCACCAGCAGGCGCTCTTCGACTGGGTCGTGCGCGCCGCGCATGCGGTGGCGGAGGAATGA
- the galE gene encoding UDP-glucose 4-epimerase GalE: MRVLVTGGAGYIGSHTVVQLVAAGHDVVVVDSFANSKPTVVPRLEALIGGPLEVHAFDLTDRDKTESLFAERQFDAVIHFAGLKAVGESVEVPLEYYQNNLDSTFALVRAMQRHGCFRLVFSSSATVYGDNAPVPYQEDYEPLSAASPYGRSKVMIEQVLRDVASAGGQWRIAVLRYFNPVGAHPSGTIGEDPQGTPNNLMPFIAQVAVGAREELYVFGDDYPTPDGTAQRDYIHVEDLAAGHVAALHRIAHQEPGLRAWNLGTGHGTSVLEMIRAFEHASGRTVPYTVVGRRAGDLAAYWADATRAHEELGWSATRTVDDMCADTWRWQSSNPEGYPD; this comes from the coding sequence ATGCGCGTCCTCGTCACCGGCGGTGCCGGCTACATCGGTTCCCACACCGTCGTCCAGCTCGTGGCCGCGGGCCACGACGTGGTCGTCGTCGACAGCTTCGCCAACTCCAAGCCCACGGTCGTGCCGCGGCTCGAGGCGCTCATCGGCGGACCGCTCGAGGTGCACGCGTTCGACCTGACCGACCGCGACAAGACCGAGTCCCTCTTCGCCGAGCGGCAGTTCGACGCGGTGATCCACTTCGCCGGGCTCAAGGCCGTGGGCGAGAGCGTCGAGGTGCCGCTGGAGTACTACCAGAACAACCTCGACTCGACCTTCGCGCTCGTCCGGGCGATGCAGCGGCACGGCTGCTTCCGGCTCGTGTTCTCCTCCTCCGCGACGGTGTACGGCGACAACGCGCCTGTGCCCTACCAAGAGGACTACGAACCACTGTCTGCCGCCAGCCCTTATGGCAGAAGCAAGGTGATGATCGAGCAGGTCCTGCGAGACGTTGCCAGCGCGGGAGGGCAGTGGCGCATCGCTGTGTTGCGGTACTTCAACCCGGTCGGCGCGCATCCGTCCGGCACCATTGGCGAGGATCCACAGGGCACGCCGAACAACCTGATGCCTTTCATCGCGCAGGTTGCCGTGGGCGCTCGTGAGGAGCTTTATGTCTTCGGCGACGACTATCCGACGCCCGATGGAACGGCCCAGCGCGACTACATCCACGTCGAGGACCTGGCAGCCGGCCACGTCGCCGCACTGCATCGGATAGCGCATCAGGAACCGGGACTGCGAGCATGGAACCTCGGAACCGGGCACGGAACCTCCGTACTGGAGATGATCCGAGCCTTCGAGCACGCCAGCGGGCGCACCGTCCCCTACACCGTCGTCGGGCGGCGGGCAGGCGACCTGGCCGCCTATTGGGCCGACGCGACGCGAGCGCACGAGGAACTCGGCTGGAGCGCGACCAGGACGGTCGACGACATGTGCGCCGACACGTGGCGGTGGCAGAGCTCGAATCCCGAGGGCTACCCCGACTGA
- the paaI gene encoding hydroxyphenylacetyl-CoA thioesterase PaaI: MTGAAADGPDLTHVRRMWDDDRASRGLGMQALVIEPDHAVVSMAVTEAMVNGHDIAHGGFIFTLADSTFALVCNSGGRLTVAAGADITFVTSARLGDVLVAEGRTRAAYGRSGLTDVTVTRESDGAVVAEFRGRSRSLRG; the protein is encoded by the coding sequence ATGACCGGAGCAGCAGCGGACGGACCCGACCTCACCCACGTCCGCCGCATGTGGGACGACGACCGGGCGAGCCGCGGCCTGGGCATGCAGGCACTCGTGATCGAGCCCGACCACGCCGTCGTCTCCATGGCCGTGACCGAGGCGATGGTCAACGGCCACGACATCGCGCACGGCGGCTTCATCTTCACCCTCGCCGACTCGACGTTCGCCCTCGTCTGCAACTCCGGCGGCCGGCTCACCGTCGCCGCCGGTGCCGACATCACCTTCGTCACCTCGGCCCGGCTCGGCGACGTCCTGGTCGCCGAGGGCCGTACGCGCGCGGCCTACGGGCGCAGCGGGCTGACCGACGTGACGGTGACCCGCGAGTCCGACGGTGCCGTCGTGGCCGAGTTCCGCGGCCGCTCCCGCTCGCTGCGCGGCTGA
- a CDS encoding phage holin family protein: MNFLIKIAVNAVALWVAAWLVPGISFGEGKFGSKFATVLLVALVFGLINAVVKPIAKFFSFPLIVLTLGLFTFVVNAFMLQLTEWVSGPLGLSFVIDHFWWDAILGALVITIVSMVLGWVLPDDDD; this comes from the coding sequence ATGAACTTCCTGATCAAGATCGCGGTGAACGCCGTCGCCCTGTGGGTCGCCGCGTGGCTCGTGCCGGGCATCTCGTTCGGCGAGGGCAAGTTCGGGTCCAAGTTCGCGACCGTCCTGCTCGTCGCGCTGGTCTTCGGCCTCATCAACGCCGTCGTCAAGCCGATCGCCAAGTTCTTCAGCTTCCCGCTCATCGTGCTGACGCTCGGGCTGTTCACCTTCGTCGTGAACGCGTTCATGCTCCAGCTCACCGAGTGGGTGTCCGGGCCGCTGGGGCTGTCGTTCGTCATCGACCACTTCTGGTGGGACGCGATCCTGGGCGCCCTGGTCATCACCATCGTCTCGATGGTCCTCGGCTGGGTCCTCCCCGACGACGACGACTGA
- a CDS encoding helix-turn-helix transcriptional regulator, translating into MGDFDAAAYLPRARRLGDLSQRELAARLGVHQSSVARWESGVAAIPLGALVEALAASGLRLAVVDGEGREVPPFDRDVVRDNAGRRFPAHLDVAPPWPAPHNRGNGQRFDRPPPRAWYALRATRDADDERGLGAAGPATPAGPAVRATDHPTRTELAVIAVRQRQRPRRAPLDVAPCSCAEECLLLPGCSPACACQCEPARGATPHTVTP; encoded by the coding sequence ATGGGGGACTTCGACGCAGCGGCCTACCTTCCCCGTGCACGCCGTCTGGGTGACCTGAGCCAGCGCGAGCTGGCGGCACGGCTGGGCGTGCACCAGTCCTCGGTCGCTCGGTGGGAGTCGGGTGTGGCAGCGATCCCCCTCGGCGCGCTCGTCGAGGCGCTGGCCGCTTCCGGGCTCCGCCTCGCTGTGGTGGATGGAGAGGGTCGGGAGGTCCCGCCGTTCGACCGCGACGTTGTCCGGGACAACGCCGGCAGGCGGTTCCCCGCCCACCTCGACGTCGCCCCGCCCTGGCCGGCGCCGCACAACCGCGGCAACGGACAGCGTTTCGACCGACCACCGCCGCGCGCCTGGTACGCGTTGCGAGCGACCCGCGACGCGGACGACGAGCGAGGCCTTGGGGCCGCCGGTCCCGCCACCCCCGCCGGCCCCGCCGTCCGTGCGACCGACCACCCCACCAGGACCGAGCTGGCCGTGATCGCGGTCCGGCAGAGGCAACGACCTCGGCGCGCCCCGCTCGACGTCGCGCCGTGCTCCTGTGCCGAGGAGTGCCTGCTCCTGCCCGGCTGCTCGCCGGCGTGCGCCTGCCAGTGCGAACCCGCGCGCGGTGCCACGCCGCATACAGTGACGCCATGA
- the hisC gene encoding histidinol-phosphate transaminase: MTSSSSGANASVRLRDALDQVPAYVPGKPAAAREGVTAYKISSNENPYPPLPSVLEVVRDAATHINRYPDMAVGELSQAIADRLGVPVEHVATGTGSVGVLGQVIQATCDPGDEVVYAWRSFEAYPIVTALAGAKSVQVGLDDHARHRLDAMRAAITDRTKVVIVCTPNNPTGTMVTHTELAAFVDSVPDNVLVVIDEAYVEFVTGEDAPRSLELYRDHPNVMVLRTFSKAYGLAGLRVGYAVAHEPVAGALRKTAVPFGVNSLAQAAAVASLGAFDELKERVDALVAERTRVVAALRGQGWFIPDTEANFVWFALGDRSADFARAAQEAGLTVRPYGNDGVRATIGETEANGLLIEVAGQFLSDHPAS; the protein is encoded by the coding sequence ATGACCTCCAGCTCCTCGGGCGCGAACGCCTCCGTCCGCCTGCGCGATGCCCTCGACCAGGTGCCCGCGTACGTCCCCGGCAAGCCGGCCGCCGCCCGCGAGGGCGTCACCGCGTACAAGATCTCGTCCAACGAGAACCCGTACCCGCCGCTGCCGTCGGTCCTCGAGGTCGTCCGCGACGCCGCCACGCACATCAACCGCTACCCCGACATGGCCGTCGGCGAGCTCTCCCAGGCCATCGCCGACCGGCTGGGCGTCCCGGTCGAGCACGTCGCCACGGGCACCGGCTCGGTCGGCGTCCTCGGCCAGGTCATCCAGGCGACCTGCGACCCCGGCGACGAGGTCGTCTACGCGTGGCGCTCGTTCGAGGCGTACCCCATCGTCACCGCCCTCGCGGGCGCGAAGTCCGTCCAGGTCGGGCTCGACGACCACGCCCGCCACCGGCTCGACGCGATGCGCGCGGCGATCACCGACCGCACCAAGGTCGTCATCGTCTGCACCCCCAACAACCCCACCGGCACGATGGTCACGCACACCGAGCTCGCGGCATTCGTCGACTCCGTGCCGGACAACGTCCTCGTGGTGATCGACGAGGCGTACGTCGAGTTCGTCACCGGCGAGGACGCGCCCCGCAGCCTCGAGCTCTACCGCGACCACCCGAACGTCATGGTGCTTCGCACCTTCTCCAAGGCGTACGGCCTGGCCGGCCTGCGCGTCGGGTATGCCGTGGCGCACGAGCCCGTCGCGGGCGCCCTGCGCAAGACGGCCGTCCCGTTCGGCGTGAACTCCCTCGCCCAGGCCGCTGCCGTCGCCTCGCTCGGCGCGTTCGACGAGCTCAAGGAGAGGGTCGACGCCCTCGTCGCCGAGCGCACCCGGGTCGTCGCGGCGCTGCGCGGCCAGGGCTGGTTCATCCCCGACACCGAGGCCAACTTCGTCTGGTTCGCCCTGGGCGACCGCTCGGCCGACTTCGCCCGGGCGGCCCAGGAGGCCGGGCTCACCGTGCGCCCGTACGGCAACGACGGCGTGCGCGCCACCATCGGCGAGACCGAGGCCAACGGCCTGCTGATCGAGGTCGCGGGGCAGTTCCTCAGCGACCACCCCGCCTCCTAG
- the mgrA gene encoding L-glyceraldehyde 3-phosphate reductase, whose amino-acid sequence MVDTWLPPYLASPDRYGPMPYRKVGQSGLRLPAVSLGLWHNFGDDKPFETQRAILRRAFDIGITHFDLANNYGPPYGAAETNFGRHLRDDFRPYRDELVISSKAGWDMWPGPYGDGGSRKYLVASLDQTLKRTGLDYVDIFYSHRPDPDTPLEETMGALASIVQQGKALYAGISSYGPELTAQAADLLRDMGVPLTIHQPSYSMLNRWVEGGLLDTLGERGVGCIAFSPLAQGMLTNKYLGGIPEGSRASQGKSLCPDLLTDEALAHVRKLNDLAQERGQSLAQMALSWVLRDERVTSVLIGASSVAQLEDSAAAVANLRFSDAELEEIDRDAVEAGIDLWRTQSQLS is encoded by the coding sequence ATGGTCGACACCTGGCTCCCCCCGTACCTCGCCTCCCCCGACCGCTACGGCCCCATGCCGTACCGCAAGGTCGGCCAGTCCGGCCTGCGGCTGCCCGCGGTCAGCCTCGGCCTGTGGCACAACTTCGGCGACGACAAGCCGTTCGAGACCCAGCGCGCCATCCTGCGCCGCGCGTTCGACATCGGCATCACGCACTTCGACCTGGCCAACAACTACGGGCCGCCGTACGGCGCCGCCGAGACCAACTTCGGCCGTCACCTGCGCGACGACTTCCGCCCGTACCGCGACGAGCTGGTCATCTCCTCCAAGGCGGGCTGGGACATGTGGCCCGGCCCCTACGGCGACGGCGGCTCGCGCAAGTACCTCGTCGCGAGCCTCGACCAGACGCTCAAGCGCACCGGCCTCGACTACGTCGACATCTTCTACAGCCACCGGCCTGACCCCGACACCCCGCTGGAGGAGACGATGGGGGCGCTCGCCTCGATCGTCCAGCAGGGCAAGGCGCTGTATGCCGGGATCTCCAGCTACGGCCCGGAGCTCACCGCCCAGGCGGCGGACCTCCTGCGCGACATGGGCGTGCCGCTGACGATCCACCAGCCCAGCTACTCGATGCTCAACCGCTGGGTCGAGGGCGGCCTGCTCGACACCCTCGGCGAGCGCGGGGTCGGCTGCATCGCCTTCAGCCCGCTCGCGCAGGGCATGCTGACGAACAAGTACCTCGGCGGCATCCCCGAGGGGTCGCGGGCCAGCCAGGGCAAGTCCCTGTGCCCGGACCTGCTCACCGACGAGGCGCTCGCCCACGTCCGCAAGCTCAACGACCTCGCCCAGGAGCGCGGCCAGTCGCTCGCCCAGATGGCGCTGTCGTGGGTGCTGCGCGACGAGCGGGTCACCTCGGTGCTCATCGGGGCCTCCAGCGTCGCCCAGCTCGAGGACTCCGCGGCGGCCGTGGCGAACCTGCGGTTCAGCGACGCCGAGCTCGAGGAGATCGACCGCGACGCCGTCGAGGCGGGCATCGACCTCTGGCGCACCCAGTCCCAGCTCAGCTGA
- a CDS encoding lytic transglycosylase domain-containing protein — protein sequence MTSTQDVQMPGRTPDPRVIRLPSLRRLLRPGPTLVLLALLVGAASAPPGREADAAGAHARTPGADGGTSAPQVPGWQQEADPRTPVAVGTGASVPVGPSPVVLPLSPVVLMEPPGAPGSAVGVGSDLWAAYRSAAAAVPASCHLDPRLLAAIGQVESGSLAGRTLDSRHRAVPPVLGPVLDGNGYARIPDTDHGRWDGDPVWDRAVGPMQFIPSTWARWGVDANGDGVADPEEIEDASLAAADYLCAGGRDLSSPADLRAAILSYNHSAAYLATVLALVPRMTQGALGTTLVGSGPAVSAALFVGPPSVPPTSATPASASPTARPAAPSSPTTSPTPATATSTTAATPRTATRTWTGSPTTAATSTTSGASTTSGSPTTTGSPTTTGTTSSSSTTSTTSVPSSSTSTTATPSSSTTTAACPSGSTTSSPTSGTTSPTSPSGTASPTPTPSCTATATPTRTPVPSTSSATAAEATLLGQAGSSSTG from the coding sequence GTGACCTCGACGCAGGACGTGCAGATGCCGGGCCGGACGCCTGACCCGCGGGTGATCCGGCTCCCCTCCCTGCGCCGGCTGCTGCGCCCGGGCCCGACGCTCGTGCTCCTGGCCCTGCTCGTGGGGGCGGCCTCCGCACCCCCCGGCCGGGAAGCCGACGCGGCCGGTGCGCACGCGCGCACCCCGGGGGCCGACGGGGGCACGTCCGCGCCCCAGGTCCCCGGCTGGCAGCAGGAGGCCGACCCGCGGACCCCCGTGGCGGTCGGCACGGGGGCGAGCGTGCCGGTCGGCCCGTCCCCTGTCGTGCTGCCCCTCTCCCCGGTCGTGCTGATGGAGCCGCCCGGCGCCCCGGGGTCAGCCGTCGGCGTCGGCTCGGACCTGTGGGCTGCCTACCGCTCCGCGGCCGCCGCCGTCCCGGCGTCGTGCCACCTCGACCCCAGGCTGCTTGCAGCCATCGGACAGGTCGAGTCGGGCTCCCTGGCCGGCCGCACCCTCGACTCCCGCCACCGCGCCGTGCCGCCGGTCCTCGGGCCCGTGCTCGACGGCAACGGGTACGCGCGCATCCCCGACACCGACCACGGCCGGTGGGACGGCGACCCGGTCTGGGACCGCGCCGTCGGCCCCATGCAGTTCATCCCCTCCACCTGGGCGCGCTGGGGCGTCGACGCGAACGGTGACGGCGTGGCCGACCCGGAGGAGATCGAGGACGCCTCGCTCGCCGCGGCCGACTACCTGTGCGCCGGCGGGCGGGACCTGTCCTCCCCGGCCGACCTGCGTGCCGCGATCCTGTCCTACAACCACTCGGCCGCCTACCTGGCCACCGTCCTGGCCCTCGTCCCGCGGATGACCCAGGGTGCGCTCGGCACCACGCTGGTCGGAAGCGGCCCGGCCGTGTCCGCTGCGCTCTTCGTGGGTCCGCCCTCGGTCCCGCCGACATCGGCTACCCCGGCATCCGCGTCGCCCACCGCGCGGCCGGCCGCCCCCTCCAGCCCGACCACCAGCCCGACGCCCGCGACCGCCACCTCCACGACGGCCGCCACGCCGAGGACGGCCACCCGCACGTGGACCGGGAGCCCGACGACGGCTGCCACCTCCACGACCTCCGGTGCCTCCACGACCTCCGGCTCCCCGACGACGACCGGCAGCCCGACGACGACCGGCACCACCTCGTCATCGAGCACGACCAGCACCACGTCGGTGCCGTCGAGCTCGACCTCGACCACGGCCACCCCGTCGTCCTCGACGACGACCGCCGCGTGCCCGTCCGGGTCGACGACCAGCTCGCCGACCTCGGGCACGACGAGCCCCACGTCCCCCTCCGGGACCGCCTCCCCGACGCCGACACCCTCCTGCACGGCGACGGCCACCCCCACGCGCACGCCGGTGCCGTCCACCTCCTCGGCCACGGCGGCGGAGGCGACCCTGCTGGGACAGGCCGGCTCCTCGTCCACGGGCTGA
- the pdhA gene encoding pyruvate dehydrogenase (acetyl-transferring) E1 component subunit alpha: MSDNAVADATSVDHEGDVIAELTAPVPEVGDGGPEMVQLLTPEGQRVENTEYDEYVKDLGEEELRGFYRDLVLIRRVDAEATALQRQGELGIWASLLGQEAAQVGSGRALRPQDYAFPTYREHGVAWCRGVDPLNLLGLFRGVNHGGWDPNEKNFHLYTIVIGAQTLHATGYAMGIQRDGAVGTGDEDRDAAVIAYFGDGATAQGDVNESFVYAAVNNAPVVFFCQNNQWAISEPNERQTRIPLYQRARGFGFPGVRVDGNDVLAVYAVTKQALNAARTGQGPTFIEAFTYRMGAHTTSDDPTKYRVSAEVEVWKHRDPIERLKSYLVHEKKADQAFFDEVDREADELAAHVREGCLSMPDPTGDSMFDHIYVEPHPVVEAERKEFAAYHAGFAEEGGH, translated from the coding sequence GTGAGCGACAACGCTGTCGCCGACGCCACCAGCGTCGACCATGAGGGCGACGTGATCGCCGAGCTGACCGCACCCGTGCCCGAGGTGGGTGACGGCGGGCCCGAGATGGTCCAGCTGCTCACCCCCGAGGGGCAGCGCGTGGAGAACACCGAGTACGACGAGTACGTCAAGGACCTCGGCGAGGAGGAGCTGCGGGGCTTCTACCGCGACCTGGTCCTCATCCGCCGGGTCGACGCCGAGGCCACCGCGCTCCAGCGCCAGGGCGAGCTGGGCATCTGGGCCTCGCTGCTCGGCCAGGAGGCCGCCCAGGTCGGCTCCGGTCGCGCCCTGCGCCCGCAGGACTACGCCTTCCCGACCTACCGCGAGCACGGCGTCGCCTGGTGCCGCGGGGTCGACCCGCTCAACCTCCTCGGCCTCTTCCGCGGGGTCAACCACGGCGGCTGGGACCCCAACGAGAAGAACTTCCACCTCTACACGATCGTCATCGGCGCCCAGACGCTGCACGCGACCGGGTACGCCATGGGCATCCAGCGTGACGGCGCGGTCGGCACCGGCGACGAGGACCGCGACGCTGCCGTCATCGCCTACTTCGGCGACGGCGCGACCGCGCAGGGCGACGTCAACGAGTCGTTCGTCTACGCGGCGGTCAACAACGCTCCCGTGGTGTTCTTCTGCCAGAACAACCAGTGGGCCATCTCCGAGCCCAACGAGCGCCAGACCCGCATCCCGCTCTACCAGCGCGCGCGTGGCTTCGGCTTCCCCGGCGTCCGGGTCGACGGCAACGACGTCCTCGCCGTGTATGCCGTGACGAAGCAGGCGCTCAACGCCGCCCGCACCGGCCAGGGCCCCACCTTCATCGAGGCCTTCACCTACCGCATGGGTGCGCACACGACCTCGGACGACCCCACCAAGTACCGCGTCTCCGCCGAGGTCGAGGTGTGGAAGCACCGCGACCCGATCGAGCGGCTCAAGTCCTACCTCGTGCACGAGAAGAAGGCCGACCAGGCGTTCTTCGACGAGGTCGACCGCGAGGCCGACGAGCTCGCCGCCCACGTCCGCGAGGGCTGCCTGTCGATGCCCGACCCGACCGGCGACTCGATGTTCGACCACATCTACGTCGAGCCGCACCCGGTCGTCGAGGCCGAGCGCAAGGAGTTCGCCGCCTACCACGCCGGCTTCGCCGAGGAGGGGGGTCACTGA
- a CDS encoding alpha-ketoacid dehydrogenase subunit beta translates to MGTMTIAKGINSGLRAAMERDPKVVLMGEDIGKLGGVFRVTEGLQKDFGEDRVIDTPLAEAGIVGTAIGMALRGYRPVVEIQFDGFVYPAFDHIVSQVAKMRARSLGKVKLPMVIRIPVGGGIGAVEHHSESNEAYFAHTAGLKVVCCSNAEDAYWMIQQAIETDDPVLFYEPKRRYWDKGEVAEDGAPRELLRANVVREGTDATLIAYGPMVKTCLQAAEAAAAEGKNLEVIDLRSLSPLDVPALTESVRKTGRAVVVHEASTFLGMGAEIAATLQQECFYSLEAPVMRVGGYNLPYPPSKLEEEFLPDLDRVLDAVDRSLAF, encoded by the coding sequence ATGGGGACCATGACCATCGCCAAGGGCATCAACTCGGGCCTGCGCGCCGCCATGGAGCGGGACCCCAAGGTCGTCCTCATGGGTGAGGACATCGGCAAGCTCGGCGGCGTCTTCCGCGTCACCGAGGGCCTGCAGAAGGACTTCGGCGAGGACCGGGTCATCGACACCCCGCTCGCCGAGGCCGGCATCGTCGGCACGGCGATCGGCATGGCCCTGCGCGGCTACCGCCCCGTGGTGGAGATCCAGTTCGACGGCTTCGTCTACCCGGCGTTCGACCACATCGTCAGCCAGGTCGCCAAGATGCGGGCCCGCTCGCTCGGCAAGGTCAAGCTGCCGATGGTCATCCGCATCCCCGTCGGCGGCGGCATCGGTGCCGTGGAGCACCACTCCGAGTCCAACGAGGCGTACTTCGCCCACACCGCCGGACTCAAGGTGGTTTGCTGCTCGAACGCCGAGGACGCCTACTGGATGATCCAGCAGGCGATCGAGACCGACGACCCGGTGCTGTTCTACGAGCCCAAGCGGCGGTACTGGGACAAGGGTGAGGTCGCCGAGGACGGCGCACCGCGCGAGCTGCTGCGCGCCAACGTCGTCCGCGAGGGCACCGACGCGACGCTCATCGCCTACGGCCCCATGGTCAAAACCTGCCTGCAGGCCGCCGAGGCCGCCGCCGCGGAGGGCAAGAACCTCGAGGTCATCGACCTGCGCTCGCTGTCGCCGCTGGACGTCCCCGCGCTGACCGAGTCGGTCCGCAAGACCGGCCGGGCCGTCGTCGTGCACGAGGCGTCGACCTTCCTCGGCATGGGCGCGGAGATCGCCGCGACCCTGCAGCAGGAGTGCTTCTACTCCCTCGAGGCCCCGGTGATGCGGGTCGGCGGCTACAACCTGCCGTACCCGCCCAGCAAGCTCGAGGAGGAGTTCCTCCCCGACCTCGACCGGGTGCTCGACGCCGTCGACCGCTCGCTGGCCTTCTGA
- a CDS encoding dihydrolipoamide acetyltransferase family protein, which yields MSVREFKLPDPGEGLTEAEIVTWNVKVGDTVKVNDIVVEIETAKSLVELPVPFAGTVTALLVDEGSTVEVGTPIIAVDTAGGAGAGAPTSVQDAPAEGPVEPGLEGSPAPKLAAEVAAAQAEEEQIEEGKIGGTTSTGRTAVLVGYGVKQTEAKRRPRKPGAGAPAPAGATTAAPAAPAPAARASAPASAAPAAAGATAAVPAARAGGARALAKPPVRKYAKDLGVDLASVAGSGDGGIITRADVEAHASGAATGVPATGTAPAAGGGSEAGAAAAEASTAAYTAPVFARTGERETRIPIKGVRKMTAQAMVGSAFSAPHVTEWVTVDATATMELVERLKKDREFRDVKVTPLLVLAKAMAIAIRRHPEINATWDEAAQEIVVKHYVNLGIAAATPRGLIVPNIKDADQMSMRQLAEAIGALTATAREGRTQPAEMSGGTITITNVGVFGVDTGTPIINPGESAILAFGAIRRQPWVVTAEDGTETIEPRWVTQLALSFDHRLVDGELGSKFLADVGAILADPARGLVWG from the coding sequence ATGTCCGTTCGTGAGTTCAAGCTTCCCGACCCCGGCGAGGGCCTGACCGAGGCCGAGATCGTCACCTGGAACGTCAAGGTCGGCGACACGGTCAAGGTCAACGACATCGTCGTCGAGATCGAGACCGCCAAGTCCCTGGTCGAGCTGCCCGTGCCGTTCGCCGGCACGGTCACCGCCCTGCTCGTCGACGAGGGGTCGACCGTCGAGGTCGGCACGCCGATCATCGCTGTCGACACCGCCGGAGGCGCCGGTGCCGGTGCCCCGACGTCGGTGCAGGACGCGCCGGCCGAGGGGCCGGTCGAGCCCGGCCTCGAGGGCAGCCCGGCCCCGAAGCTCGCCGCCGAGGTCGCGGCCGCGCAGGCCGAGGAGGAGCAGATCGAGGAAGGCAAGATCGGCGGGACGACGTCCACCGGTCGCACGGCCGTCCTCGTCGGCTACGGCGTCAAGCAGACCGAGGCCAAGCGTCGCCCGCGCAAGCCCGGTGCAGGCGCTCCCGCGCCGGCCGGCGCGACGACCGCCGCCCCGGCAGCACCCGCACCCGCCGCCAGGGCCTCGGCGCCGGCCTCGGCAGCCCCGGCTGCGGCGGGTGCCACGGCTGCCGTCCCCGCGGCCCGGGCCGGTGGCGCCCGCGCGCTGGCCAAGCCGCCCGTGCGCAAGTACGCCAAGGACCTCGGCGTCGACCTGGCCTCGGTGGCCGGGTCGGGCGATGGCGGCATCATCACCCGCGCCGACGTCGAGGCCCACGCCTCGGGCGCCGCGACCGGCGTCCCGGCGACGGGCACGGCTCCGGCGGCCGGTGGCGGCAGCGAAGCCGGCGCGGCCGCGGCGGAAGCCAGCACGGCGGCATACACGGCTCCGGTCTTCGCCCGCACGGGCGAGCGGGAGACGCGCATCCCGATCAAGGGCGTCCGCAAGATGACCGCCCAGGCGATGGTGGGCAGCGCGTTCTCCGCGCCGCACGTCACCGAGTGGGTCACCGTCGACGCAACGGCCACGATGGAGCTCGTCGAGCGGCTGAAGAAGGACCGTGAGTTCAGGGACGTCAAGGTCACGCCGCTGCTGGTGCTGGCCAAGGCGATGGCGATCGCGATCCGGCGCCACCCGGAGATCAACGCGACGTGGGACGAGGCCGCGCAGGAGATCGTGGTCAAGCACTACGTCAACCTGGGCATCGCCGCCGCGACCCCGCGGGGCCTGATCGTCCCGAACATCAAGGACGCAGACCAGATGTCGATGCGGCAGCTGGCCGAGGCGATCGGAGCCCTCACCGCCACGGCGCGCGAGGGTCGCACCCAGCCGGCGGAGATGTCTGGCGGGACGATCACGATCACCAACGTCGGCGTCTTCGGCGTCGACACGGGCACGCCGATCATCAACCCCGGCGAGTCGGCGATCCTGGCGTTCGGTGCCATCCGCCGCCAGCCGTGGGTCGTCACCGCCGAGGACGGCACCGAGACGATCGAGCCGCGCTGGGTCACCCAGCTCGCGCTGTCGTTCGACCACCGCCTGGTCGACGGCGAGCTCGGCAGCAAGTTCCTCGCCGACGTCGGCGCGATCCTCGCCGACCCGGCCCGCGGGCTCGTCTGGGGCTGA